One window from the genome of Deltaproteobacteria bacterium encodes:
- a CDS encoding 2Fe-2S iron-sulfur cluster-binding protein, whose product MKQILLQIDGREVAAAEGMTILSAAQSAGISIPTLCHHEKLEPYGGCRICTVEVAVRGRTNFVAACLYPVEKNLVVTTRSEKIDSIRKTLIEMMMAHAPDSPELLALAKEYGADKAHLKKRASFCILCGLCVRYCNEVKKKNAIGFIDRGVRREISFLPEIASRECWNCKECFPLCPTSALQASYYLAEALLVRPSALEPRSGE is encoded by the coding sequence ATGAAACAAATCCTTTTGCAGATAGATGGCAGAGAAGTTGCGGCGGCGGAAGGGATGACCATTCTTTCAGCCGCGCAAAGTGCCGGCATATCCATACCTACGCTTTGTCACCACGAGAAACTGGAACCCTATGGGGGTTGCCGGATTTGCACGGTGGAAGTCGCTGTGCGCGGCAGGACAAATTTCGTGGCGGCCTGCCTCTACCCCGTAGAAAAAAATCTGGTGGTAACGACCAGATCGGAGAAAATTGACAGTATTCGTAAGACGCTGATCGAGATGATGATGGCTCACGCACCGGATTCCCCGGAATTGCTGGCGTTGGCCAAGGAGTATGGCGCCGACAAGGCGCACCTCAAGAAGAGGGCGTCCTTCTGTATTCTCTGCGGTCTCTGTGTAAGATACTGCAACGAGGTGAAGAAGAAGAACGCGATCGGATTCATTGATAGAGGAGTAAGGCGAGAGATCAGTTTCCTTCCCGAAATAGCTTCCCGGGAGTGCTGGAACTGCAAGGAATGTTTCCCCCTTTGCCCGACCTCAGCCCTGCAGGCAAGTTACTATTTAGCCGAAGCGCTCTTGGTGCGCCCATCTGCCTTAGAGCCAAGGTCAGGGGAGTAG
- a CDS encoding NAD(P)H-dependent oxidoreductase subunit E, which yields MLRIGSPEALEEVRKGILATRDPAKPCITICAAPNCHAIGKGRLVGAFEEEINKRGLKSTVDVRRTGCLGFCEKGPVVIIAPEQICYIEVRPEDAADIVGKTVLEKKLVDRLLFTDPVSGQKAVHQYEIPFYKNQTQFLIGNNAKIDPRSIDEYLALGGYAALSKALFKLTPEQVLEEIKKANLRGRGGGGFPAGSKWETTRNAPGEVKYVIVNGHEGEPGAFMDRALFTGNPHSVLEGLIIGAYTIGAHQGFIYTRHDSPQLLTNLTIALAQAQEYGFLGANILGSGFDFDVEVHFDVGIFVSGESSALMRSIEGKVPEPRPKYVRTSVSGIWDRPSNLNNVETWANVPLIINNGSEWYAAIGTERSKGVKLLSLSGSIANIGVVEVPMGTSLRKIVYEIGGGVPNGKKLKAVHFGGPMGGSIPASLIDTPLDFDELAKLGAPMGAGAMLIIAEDTCMVEMTRFFLNFLSTESCGKCVPCREGIGQMLEIITDITQGRGKDGDIELLEEIARVAGAAALCALGKTASDPLLSSLRYFRKEWEAHIQEKRCPAGSCKILSSQQEHGQRGRER from the coding sequence ATGCTGAGGATAGGCTCGCCTGAGGCGTTGGAAGAAGTCCGAAAGGGTATCTTGGCGACAAGAGACCCTGCCAAGCCCTGCATCACGATATGCGCCGCGCCGAACTGTCACGCTATCGGTAAGGGTAGATTGGTAGGGGCTTTCGAAGAGGAGATTAACAAGCGCGGCCTGAAATCCACGGTGGATGTCAGAAGGACCGGCTGCCTTGGTTTTTGCGAAAAAGGACCGGTCGTTATTATCGCACCGGAACAGATCTGTTATATAGAAGTAAGGCCCGAGGACGCCGCGGACATCGTCGGAAAGACGGTACTTGAGAAAAAACTCGTTGACCGGCTGCTTTTTACGGACCCTGTTTCTGGCCAAAAAGCCGTGCATCAGTATGAAATACCCTTTTACAAAAACCAGACGCAGTTTCTCATTGGCAACAACGCGAAGATTGACCCCCGGAGCATTGACGAATATTTGGCGCTGGGCGGGTATGCCGCGCTGTCGAAGGCGCTTTTCAAGCTGACGCCTGAGCAGGTACTGGAAGAAATAAAGAAGGCGAACTTGCGCGGCCGGGGAGGTGGTGGATTTCCCGCCGGCAGCAAATGGGAGACCACCCGTAATGCGCCCGGGGAAGTGAAGTACGTGATCGTCAACGGCCACGAGGGCGAACCGGGGGCGTTTATGGATCGCGCCCTCTTTACCGGGAATCCCCATAGCGTGCTGGAAGGGTTGATCATTGGCGCCTATACCATCGGCGCCCACCAGGGCTTCATCTACACCCGCCATGACAGTCCTCAGCTCCTTACAAATCTTACGATTGCCCTCGCTCAGGCGCAGGAATACGGCTTCCTGGGCGCCAACATCCTTGGCTCCGGTTTCGATTTCGATGTGGAAGTGCACTTTGATGTGGGGATATTCGTTTCCGGCGAATCCAGTGCGCTTATGAGATCAATCGAAGGCAAGGTGCCGGAACCAAGACCCAAGTATGTCCGTACTTCCGTAAGCGGTATTTGGGACAGGCCGAGCAACCTCAATAATGTCGAGACCTGGGCGAACGTGCCGTTGATCATCAACAACGGCTCCGAGTGGTATGCCGCTATCGGGACGGAGCGGAGCAAAGGGGTGAAGCTGCTGTCCTTATCCGGCAGTATAGCCAACATCGGGGTCGTCGAAGTTCCTATGGGTACCTCGCTCCGGAAGATCGTTTACGAAATCGGCGGCGGCGTGCCAAACGGAAAGAAACTTAAGGCGGTTCACTTTGGGGGGCCCATGGGAGGCTCCATCCCCGCAAGCCTGATTGACACCCCGCTGGATTTCGATGAGCTGGCCAAGCTCGGCGCTCCCATGGGCGCAGGTGCGATGCTCATCATCGCTGAAGATACCTGTATGGTCGAAATGACCAGGTTTTTCCTGAACTTCCTCTCGACCGAGTCCTGCGGTAAATGCGTCCCCTGCCGGGAAGGCATCGGGCAGATGCTGGAGATTATCACCGATATTACCCAGGGCAGAGGCAAAGACGGCGACATTGAGCTGCTGGAGGAAATAGCCCGGGTTGCCGGAGCGGCCGCGCTCTGTGCCTTGGGAAAAACTGCTTCCGACCCACTCTTGAGCTCGCTTCGATACTTCAGAAAAGAGTGGGAGGCGCATATTCAAGAAAAGAGGTGTCCGGCTGGTTCCTGCAAGATACTGAGCTCGCAGCAAGAACATGGTCAGAGAGGGCGGGAGAGATGA
- a CDS encoding NAD(P)H-dependent oxidoreductase subunit E, whose product MENDRIDQIINKYQGKASSLILILMEIQHVNHWLPKEALTRVSEKLQVPLSRVRQIASFYKTFSLIPTGRHEIHVCTGSSCHLRGAQQVLATIEELTGIKPGETASNLKFSLETVNCLGCCAIGPVMEVDGEHHGKMVPAKTKDVLKSVN is encoded by the coding sequence ATGGAAAACGACAGGATAGACCAGATCATCAATAAATATCAGGGTAAAGCGAGTTCGCTCATTTTAATCTTGATGGAGATTCAGCACGTAAATCATTGGCTGCCGAAGGAAGCATTAACGAGGGTCAGCGAAAAATTGCAGGTTCCCTTAAGCCGGGTGCGCCAGATTGCGAGCTTCTATAAGACATTTAGTTTAATTCCGACCGGACGTCATGAAATTCACGTCTGCACGGGCTCTTCCTGCCATCTTCGCGGCGCCCAGCAGGTCCTTGCTACGATCGAAGAGTTGACGGGAATTAAGCCTGGCGAGACGGCCTCGAACTTGAAGTTCAGCCTGGAGACGGTTAACTGCCTCGGCTGTTGTGCAATAGGGCCGGTAATGGAAGTTGATGGAGAGCATCACGGCAAGATGGTTCCGGCTAAGACAAAAGACGTGTTAAAGAGCGTCAATTAA
- a CDS encoding hydrogenase iron-sulfur subunit produces the protein METGFEHKPNIVGFVCNWUGYGSADLAGVSRLQYTTDIKLIRVMCTGRVDLSFVLRAFAQGKDGVFIGGCHLGDCHYVTEGNHHALHMVLLAKKLLKHIGVNPERLRIEWISAGEGIRFAEVVNDFSKKLKALGPLGKGEGIDTGGLKIKFEALTRLLPYIRLVETEKLRVHFDTEKECEEFFSSDEIDKLIRELVVDKLEVNQIMLLLGEKPLSMDEMSEALNFTPSEVSRHLGSSARQGLVRYDEAQQRFALAY, from the coding sequence ATGGAAACCGGTTTTGAGCATAAGCCAAACATCGTCGGCTTTGTGTGTAATTGGTGAGGCTACGGGTCTGCGGACCTGGCTGGCGTGTCCAGACTGCAATATACAACTGATATCAAGCTTATCCGCGTAATGTGCACCGGCCGCGTTGACCTGTCGTTCGTGCTGCGGGCGTTTGCGCAGGGGAAAGACGGTGTTTTCATCGGCGGTTGTCACCTCGGCGACTGCCATTACGTTACCGAAGGGAACCACCATGCATTGCACATGGTGCTGCTCGCCAAGAAGCTGCTGAAACACATCGGTGTGAACCCCGAACGGTTACGGATCGAGTGGATATCTGCCGGAGAAGGAATCCGGTTCGCCGAGGTGGTCAATGACTTCAGCAAAAAACTCAAGGCGTTAGGCCCTCTTGGCAAGGGCGAAGGAATTGACACCGGGGGATTGAAGATCAAATTTGAAGCTCTCACCCGTCTGCTTCCCTACATTCGTTTGGTGGAAACGGAAAAGCTAAGAGTGCATTTTGACACGGAAAAGGAGTGCGAAGAGTTCTTCAGCAGTGACGAGATAGATAAGCTCATTCGGGAGCTTGTTGTTGATAAATTGGAAGTGAACCAGATCATGCTGCTCCTGGGAGAGAAACCCCTCTCGATGGATGAGATGTCCGAGGCCCTGAACTTCACCCCCTCGGAAGTATCAAGACACCTTGGCAGTTCAGCGAGGCAAGGGTTAGTGCGGTACGATGAAGCCCAGCAGCGATTCGCACTGGCATATTAG
- a CDS encoding FAD-dependent oxidoreductase encodes MIVGGGISGIQATLDLADAGFRVFLVDKAPAIGGKMAQLDKTFPTNDCSMCIESPKFIECSRHPNIEILTYTEVDRVEGKAGDFQVTLIKKPRYIVESKCTGCGACVEYCPAKVPDQYNQNLSESKAVHIYFSQAVPLVTYIDPDTCFYLQDERCSICAGVCKHDAIDLLQKAERIEVEVGAIVLSPGYEIFDPKLRGDYGYGTMANVVTSLDFERILSATGPYDGEIRRPSDGKHPAKIAWIQCVGSRQVIPGGNSYCSGVCCTYTQKQVILSKDHDADLQATVFHNDIRAFGKDFERFYQRAEKLPGVRFIRSYVAIGKEIPASRNVTIRYSTTEEGVKEEEFDLVVLSVGLNPPDDVKELANKFGIELNEHGFCKISPANPIETTRRGIFVSGAFQGPLDIPESVVTASGADALCSQLLSYRRGLLAKERVYPEERDLSGEKLKVGVFVCHCGANIGRVVDVPAVVKYASTLKNVVHAQESLFACSTENAQQIADAIREKGLNRVVVAACTPRTHEPLFRDTCREGGINQYFFEMANIREHCSWVHSREKDEATRKAKKIVRMAVARSALLEPLEEFQLPVNKAGLVVGGGLAGMTCALSMANQGFEVYLVEKEKDLGGMARRIHYTLEGMDVQAHLAELIGKVYRHPSLHVSTDAVITEVSGYVGNFVTRLRSEGMVKEIRHGVAVIATGAEEYRPTEYLYGKDDRVLTLLELEEQITKKGTGVVSSRSVVMIQCVGCRQPDKNYCSRVCCSQSVKNALKLKEMNPDRDVYILYRDMRTYGFQEDYYRAASEKDVKFIRYEPDDKPRVEAVEEDGRRIIRVTVTDRILGKKLAIDADLLALAAAVVPSASSPDISRFFKVALSPDGFFQEAHVKLRPVDFAADGVFLCGIAHYPKHISEAISQAYGAAGRAVNILSKDTVTASGSVCAVNENDCVACGACIAACAYGAVEFHDTPQGKKATVNPILCKGDGLCNAKCPSGAIYLKHFTDGEILAQINAA; translated from the coding sequence ATGATCGTCGGCGGAGGGATCAGCGGGATCCAGGCCACTCTCGATCTTGCCGATGCCGGCTTCAGAGTTTTTCTGGTTGATAAAGCGCCGGCTATTGGCGGCAAGATGGCGCAGTTAGATAAGACCTTCCCCACCAATGACTGTTCCATGTGCATTGAATCACCCAAGTTTATCGAATGCAGCCGGCACCCCAACATCGAGATATTAACCTACACCGAAGTGGATAGGGTTGAAGGAAAGGCGGGGGATTTCCAGGTAACCCTGATCAAGAAGCCGAGGTATATCGTTGAGAGCAAATGCACCGGCTGTGGCGCCTGCGTAGAATACTGCCCGGCAAAAGTGCCCGATCAGTATAATCAGAACTTATCAGAGAGCAAAGCCGTTCATATTTACTTCTCGCAGGCAGTTCCCTTAGTCACTTATATAGATCCGGATACCTGTTTCTACCTCCAGGACGAGAGGTGCAGCATCTGTGCGGGGGTTTGCAAGCACGACGCCATAGACCTCCTTCAGAAGGCTGAACGGATAGAAGTCGAGGTAGGAGCGATTGTTCTGTCTCCGGGCTATGAGATTTTCGACCCGAAGCTCAGAGGTGACTATGGCTACGGAACGATGGCAAACGTGGTTACCAGCCTCGACTTCGAACGGATATTGTCTGCCACCGGTCCGTACGACGGCGAGATAAGGCGCCCGTCCGACGGGAAACATCCCGCCAAGATTGCCTGGATTCAGTGCGTCGGTTCCCGGCAGGTGATTCCGGGAGGGAACAGCTATTGTTCGGGGGTGTGCTGCACCTATACGCAGAAGCAGGTAATCCTGTCCAAGGATCATGACGCCGACCTGCAGGCCACCGTTTTCCATAACGATATCCGGGCTTTCGGCAAGGATTTCGAGCGGTTCTATCAAAGGGCGGAGAAGCTTCCCGGGGTGCGCTTCATCAGAAGCTACGTAGCAATCGGGAAGGAAATTCCCGCTAGCAGGAACGTAACTATCCGGTACTCTACGACTGAAGAAGGGGTAAAGGAAGAGGAGTTCGACCTGGTTGTCTTGTCCGTCGGCCTGAATCCTCCCGATGACGTCAAGGAGCTGGCAAACAAGTTCGGTATTGAACTCAATGAGCACGGATTCTGCAAAATCAGCCCTGCCAATCCGATAGAGACGACGCGGCGGGGAATTTTTGTCAGCGGCGCGTTCCAGGGGCCGCTCGACATCCCCGAGTCCGTCGTCACCGCCAGCGGGGCAGATGCCCTCTGCAGCCAGCTCCTGTCCTATCGGAGAGGCCTGCTCGCCAAAGAGCGGGTATATCCCGAGGAGAGGGATTTATCGGGAGAGAAGCTCAAGGTCGGGGTGTTCGTCTGCCATTGTGGAGCCAATATCGGACGCGTGGTGGACGTCCCTGCAGTCGTTAAGTATGCCTCAACCTTGAAGAATGTTGTCCACGCGCAAGAGAGCCTCTTTGCCTGTTCTACGGAGAATGCCCAGCAAATAGCCGATGCGATCCGGGAGAAAGGGCTCAACCGGGTGGTGGTGGCAGCCTGTACCCCGAGGACGCATGAACCCCTCTTCCGGGATACCTGTCGTGAGGGGGGAATCAACCAATACTTCTTTGAGATGGCCAATATACGGGAGCATTGCTCCTGGGTGCACTCGCGCGAGAAGGACGAGGCCACCAGGAAGGCAAAGAAGATCGTGCGGATGGCGGTAGCCCGATCAGCCCTTCTGGAGCCTTTGGAGGAGTTCCAGTTGCCGGTCAACAAGGCCGGGTTGGTCGTCGGCGGTGGCCTGGCCGGAATGACCTGTGCCCTCTCCATGGCCAACCAGGGTTTTGAGGTTTACCTGGTGGAAAAGGAGAAGGATCTCGGCGGCATGGCGCGGAGGATTCATTACACGCTCGAAGGTATGGATGTTCAGGCACACTTGGCCGAACTCATCGGGAAGGTGTATCGGCACCCATCGCTCCATGTATCCACAGACGCAGTTATCACCGAGGTTTCCGGTTACGTAGGGAATTTCGTAACCAGGCTGAGATCGGAAGGAATGGTCAAGGAAATACGCCATGGCGTGGCGGTAATCGCTACGGGTGCGGAAGAATATCGTCCCACCGAGTACCTTTATGGAAAAGATGACCGGGTATTGACGCTGCTGGAGTTGGAGGAGCAGATCACGAAAAAGGGAACAGGAGTGGTAAGTTCCCGGAGCGTGGTGATGATTCAATGCGTCGGCTGCCGACAGCCGGATAAGAATTACTGCAGTCGCGTCTGTTGCAGCCAGTCGGTCAAGAACGCCTTGAAGCTCAAAGAAATGAATCCCGACAGGGACGTTTACATTCTCTACCGGGATATGAGGACGTACGGCTTCCAAGAGGATTATTACCGGGCAGCGTCAGAGAAGGATGTAAAGTTCATCCGCTATGAGCCTGATGATAAGCCCCGGGTGGAAGCAGTCGAGGAGGATGGGCGGCGCATTATCAGGGTTACCGTGACGGACCGGATTTTGGGCAAGAAGTTGGCGATTGATGCCGATCTGCTCGCCTTGGCCGCTGCCGTGGTTCCTTCAGCAAGCAGTCCGGACATATCCCGTTTCTTCAAGGTTGCTCTGAGCCCCGATGGGTTTTTTCAGGAAGCCCACGTCAAACTGCGGCCCGTTGATTTTGCCGCTGATGGGGTTTTCCTGTGCGGGATTGCGCATTATCCGAAACACATATCCGAAGCGATCAGCCAGGCTTACGGAGCTGCCGGCCGCGCCGTTAACATTCTTTCCAAGGACACCGTAACGGCGTCCGGCTCGGTCTGTGCGGTGAATGAGAATGACTGTGTTGCCTGTGGAGCCTGTATTGCGGCGTGTGCGTACGGCGCCGTCGAGTTTCATGATACGCCGCAGGGCAAGAAAGCAACGGTGAACCCCATCCTCTGCAAGGGAGATGGCCTCTGCAATGCCAAGTGCCCCAGCGGAGCGATTTATTTGAAACACTTTACGGACGGCGAAATTCTCGCCCAAATAAATGCAGCGTAA
- a CDS encoding (4Fe-4S)-binding protein codes for MDAAKPRIVKEIRVDVDKCTGCKTCEMACSAVHAMPKYSIMNPARSRIKVIMDEQNDVYVPIRAGEYTKAECNGRNLYVINGKEYSECSFCPASCPSRDSFKEPDSGLPLKCDMCENQSLPEPMCVQVCQPGALTYVERQDERTEVEEEKHGEMEIGLESLVKRYGLKSVIDTVARMARSSR; via the coding sequence ATGGACGCGGCTAAACCAAGGATCGTCAAAGAGATAAGAGTGGATGTTGACAAGTGTACGGGCTGCAAGACCTGTGAGATGGCCTGCTCCGCGGTGCACGCCATGCCGAAGTACAGCATCATGAATCCGGCGCGGTCCCGGATCAAGGTGATCATGGACGAACAGAACGATGTCTATGTTCCGATACGCGCCGGTGAGTATACCAAGGCGGAATGCAATGGGAGAAATCTCTATGTGATCAATGGCAAGGAATACTCCGAGTGCAGTTTCTGCCCGGCTTCCTGCCCTTCCCGGGATTCCTTCAAGGAACCTGATTCCGGCCTCCCTCTCAAGTGCGATATGTGTGAAAACCAGTCACTGCCGGAGCCCATGTGCGTCCAGGTGTGCCAGCCGGGGGCCCTGACTTACGTGGAGAGGCAAGATGAGAGAACAGAAGTCGAGGAAGAGAAACACGGCGAGATGGAGATCGGGCTGGAATCTCTCGTGAAGAGATACGGATTGAAGAGTGTAATTGATACCGTGGCCCGGATGGCGAGAAGCTCACGCTAA